In one window of Ruminococcus albus AD2013 DNA:
- a CDS encoding DUF4097 family beta strand repeat-containing protein encodes MNNIDLEEKTYTTTRRVFPYFSVGLIVVGAVMLIGGAVFYKTSDAAKSYNGNIVSVSEDIDLGKTESVEIDVGAGKLEVRTSSDDSIHIEGDVPKNYVIKESGGILRVDLTKGWKFDLTNFFNFINGSQKVDAVLYLPAKEYKKLDLEVDAGELTVSDIKCKEASFDSGAGEITADGISCTGKVKIDIGAGDITLTDSIAGGLDVDIGAGDFNFDGEVNGDIDVDTGAGDCEIALTNNEEEYNKKYSIDTDTGVGDIKITFDN; translated from the coding sequence ATGAATAATATAGATCTTGAAGAAAAGACATATACCACCACCCGCAGGGTTTTCCCTTACTTCTCCGTCGGCCTGATAGTTGTTGGTGCTGTAATGCTGATAGGCGGTGCAGTATTCTATAAGACCTCAGATGCCGCAAAGTCCTATAATGGCAACATTGTCTCGGTTTCCGAAGATATCGATCTCGGCAAGACCGAATCCGTAGAGATAGATGTCGGCGCAGGCAAACTCGAGGTGCGCACATCTTCTGACGACAGTATCCACATCGAGGGCGATGTTCCTAAGAACTATGTGATAAAAGAAAGCGGCGGAATTCTTAGGGTCGATCTTACAAAAGGCTGGAAATTTGACCTCACTAACTTTTTCAATTTCATTAACGGAAGTCAGAAAGTTGACGCAGTTCTCTATCTTCCCGCAAAGGAGTATAAAAAACTCGACCTTGAAGTTGACGCAGGTGAGTTGACAGTTTCTGATATCAAGTGCAAAGAAGCATCATTTGATTCAGGCGCAGGCGAGATAACCGCTGATGGCATCAGCTGTACAGGCAAAGTCAAGATCGATATCGGCGCAGGGGATATAACCCTCACCGATTCCATAGCAGGCGGTCTTGATGTAGATATCGGCGCAGGTGATTTCAACTTCGACGGTGAAGTCAACGGCGATATAGATGTTGACACAGGTGCAGGCGACTGTGAGATCGCCCTTACCAACAATGAGGAAGAATACAATAAGAAATACTCCATCGATACCGATACAGGCGTAGGCGATATCAAGATCACTTTCGATAACTGA